One part of the Schistocerca piceifrons isolate TAMUIC-IGC-003096 chromosome 2, iqSchPice1.1, whole genome shotgun sequence genome encodes these proteins:
- the LOC124776237 gene encoding cuticle protein 21-like, producing the protein MACKLIVLAALVAVARAGYLGAPAVYAPGAPIAARAYAAPVAYAAPALRAAPVAAAVPAAVAAEYDPHPQYSYAYDVQDALTGDSKTQHESRDGDVVQGSYSLVEPDGSVRTVDYTADPVNGFNAVVHKEAGAHPAPVVAKVAAPVAYAAPAYGKAILG; encoded by the coding sequence CTGATCGTCCTCGCCGCCCTCGTGGCAGTGGCCCGCGCCGGCTACCTGGGCGCCCCCGCCGTCTACGCCCCCGGCGCCCCCATCGCCGCCCGCGCTTACGCCGCCCCcgtggcctacgccgcccccgccctGCGTGCCGCCCCCGTTGCCGCCGCTGTCCCCGCCGCCGTGGCCGCTGAGTACGACCCCCACCCCCAGTACAGCTACGCCTACGACGTCCAGGACGCTCTGACCGGTGACTCCAAGACCCAGCACGAGAGCCGCGACGGAGACGTCGTCCAGGGCAGCTACAGCCTGGTCGAGCCCGACGGCTCCGTGCGCACCGTCGACTACACCGCCGACCCCGTCAACGGCTTCAACGCCGTCGTGCACAAGGAGGCCGGCGCCCACCCCGCCCCCGTCGTCGCCAAGGTGGCCGCCCCCGTCGCCTACGCCGCCCCTGCCTACGGCAAGGCTATCCTGGGCTAA